A stretch of Labrus mixtus chromosome 7, fLabMix1.1, whole genome shotgun sequence DNA encodes these proteins:
- the LOC132976999 gene encoding E3 ubiquitin-protein ligase TRIM35-like: MSSRLEKNLSCAFCYDIYRKPVILPCSHSFCDDCLKKWWAGKQTRECPLCKRESGRKPPPSNLALRNLCEAFLLEKGQNASRRSEVLCSLHSEKLKLFCLDHQEPFCVVCRDSKEHNDHKFRPIDEAAQDLREDIQRSMKTLQNKLKLSLQVKMKFDQTADHIKVQARNTEWRIKEQFKKLHQFLQEEEEVRISALREEEKQKSQRMKEKIEALNREIAALSDTIRVTENELRAADVSFLKNYKAAVKRVQQRTLLEDPQQVSGALIDEAKHLGNLTHNIWNKMKERFSYTPVILDPNSAHPKLVLSEDLTSVRHGEAQKLPDNPERFDGNPLVMGSEGLDSGSHIWVVEVGDCLRWIVGVAAESFQRKGCTNMRSGSWTLAYADCKYLIMSPLNPAAVIPVQKKLRLVRVNLDFDEGRLSFSDPDTDTQLHTFTHTFTEKMYPLITSVHALPLKILPEGSYENEGEEEGEEGEGEEGEGEGEGEEEEEEEGEGEEEEGEEEEEEEGEGEEGEEEEAEDEDNNSSNTENDDDENSDSVEDDKDKNDDVDDTWLTPISPFEL; the protein is encoded by the coding sequence ATGTCCTCACGGTTAGAGAAGAATCTCTCCTGTGCTTTTTGTTATGACATATACAGAAAACCAGTCATCCTACCATGCAGCCACAGCTTCTGTGACGACTGTCTGAAGAAGTGGTGGGCAGGGAAACAAACCCGGGAGTGTCCGCTTTGTAAGAGGGAATCTGGAAGAAAACCTCCTCCATCTAATTTAGCATTAAGGAACCTGTGTGAAGCCTTTTTACTGGAGAAGGGTCAAAACGCATCCAGACGATCAGAGgttctctgcagtctgcactctGAGAAACTCAAACTCTTCTGTCTGGACCATCAGGAGCCTTTTTGTGTCGTCTGTCGAGATTCTAAAGAACACAACGACCACAAATTCAGACCCATCGATGAAGCTGCACAGGATCTCAGAGAGGATATCCAGAGATCTATGAAAACTCTGCAGAATAAATTGAAGCTCAGCCTACAAGTTAAAATGAAATTTGATCAAACAGCAGATCATATTAAAGTCCAGGCCAGAAACACAGAGTGGCGGATAAAGGAGCAGTTTAAGAAGCTTCACCAGTTTCtacaagaagaagaggaggtcagGATCTCTGctctgagggaggaagagaaacagaagagtcagaggatgaaggagaagaTTGAGGCTCTGAACAGAGAGATAGCAGCTCTGTCAGACACAATCAGAGTCACAGAGAACGAGCTGAGAGCTGCAGACGTCTCATTCCTGAAAAACTACAAGGCTGCAGTGAAAAGAGTCCAGCAGCGCACCCTGCTGGAGGATCCACAGCAGGTCTCAGGAGCTCTGATCGACGAGGCCAAACACCTGGGTAACCTGACCCACAACATCTGGAACAAGATGAAGGAGAGGTTCTCCTACACTCCTGTGATTCTGGATCCAAACTCGGCTCATCCAAAACTCGTTctgtctgaagatctgaccAGTGTGAGACACGGAGAGGCACAGAAGCTTCCAGATAATCCAGAGAGGTTTGATGGGAATCCATTGGTCATGGGCTCTGAGGGATTGGACTCAGGGAGTCACATCTGGGTGGTTGAGGTTGGAGACTGTCTTCGGTGGATTGTTGGTGTGGCAGCAGAGTCTTTCCAAAGAAAAGGATGCACAAACATGAGATCTGGGTCATGGACATTAGCGTACGCTGACTGTAAATACTTAATAATGTCCCCACTGaatcctgctgctgtcatccCGGTGCAGAAGAAACTGCGTCTGGTCCGAGTGAATCTGGACTTTGATGAAGGCCGGTTGTCGTTCTCTGATCCTGATACcgacacacaattacacaccttcacacacaccttcactgAGAAGATGTATCCACTGATTACCTCTGTGCACGCCCTCCCACTGAAGATATTACCAGAAGGTTCTTATGAgaatgaaggagaagaagaaggagaagaaggagaaggagaagaaggagaaggagaaggagaaggagaagaagaagaagaagaagaaggagaaggagaagaagaagaaggagaagaagaagaagaagaagaaggagaaggagaagaaggagaagaagaagaagctgaggaTGAGGATAATAACTCCTCCAATACTGAAAACGATGATGATGAAAATTCTGATTCAGTTGAAGatgacaaagataaaaatgatgatgttgatgacaCATGGTTAACTCCTATTTCTCCATTCGAGCTCTGA